One genomic region from Triplophysa dalaica isolate WHDGS20190420 chromosome 23, ASM1584641v1, whole genome shotgun sequence encodes:
- the ptbp2a gene encoding polypyrimidine tract-binding protein 2 isoform X1: protein MDGIGDVTVGVKRGSDELLSGVVYNSPPSGLSSISDATSNGSDSKKQKVEDRVGNSSPSRVLHIRKLPSDVSEAEIISLGLPFGKVTNILTLKGKNQAFLELSTEEAAMTMVNYYSAVTPHVRNMPVYIQYSNHKELKTDNSNQSGGNPTSNSSDGGGSPSSPVLRIIVDNMFYPVTLDVLQQIFSKFGTVMKIITFTKNNQFQALLQFNDPASAQQAKVALDGQNIYNACCTLRIDYSKLVNLNVKYNNDKSRDYTRPELPAGDGQPAMDPSVAAALGKDSSSLLGKIPGALNPLTAAAAAAAAAGRVALSGHSGATGVLLVSNLNEEMVTPQSLFTLFGVYGDVQRVKILFNKKDSALIQMADMNQAQLAMSHLNGQKMFSKIVRVAMSKHQTVQLPRDGLDDQGLTKDFTNSPLHRFKKPGSKNFQNIFPPSATLHLSNIPQDITEEDLKVLFSNSGGTVKAFKFFLDHKMALIQMTTIEEAIQCLIDLHNYDMGNNHHLKVSFSKSTI from the exons ATGGACGG CATTGGCGATGTTACAGTTGGCGTAAAG AGAGGATCAGATGAACTGCTGTCCGGCGTCGTGTATAACAGCCCCCCTTCTGGGCTTAGCAGCATCAGTG ATGCAACGTCCAACGGCAGCGatagcaaaaaacaaaaagttgaaGACCGAGTAGGTAATTCTTCGCCGTCTCGCGTTCTCCACATCCGAAAGCTGCCCAGTGACGTCTCGGAAGCGGAGATCATCTCCCTCGGACTTCCTTTCGGAAAGGTCACCAACATCCTCACGCTAAAAGGCAAAAACCAG GCGTTTCTGGAGCTGAGCACAGAGGAAGCTGCCATGACAATGGTCAATTATTACTCCGCTGTCACGCCTCACGTCCGCAACATGCCTGTTTACATTCAGTACTCTAATCACAAGGAACTAAAGACCGACAATTCAAACCAG TCAGGTGGGAATCCCACGTCCAACTCGAGTGATGGTGGAGGTTCCCCCTCCAGTCCGGTGCTGAGGATAATCGTAGATAACATGTTTTACCCTGTCACACTGGATGTGCTTCAACAA atcttttCAAAGTTCGGCACCGTCATGAAAATCATCACGTTCACCAAGAACAATCAGTTTCAGGCCCTCTTGCAGTTCAACGATCCAGCCAGTGCGCAGCAAGCTAAAGTG gCTCTAGATGGTCAGAACATATACAACGCCTGCTGCACACTCCGCATAGACTACTCAAAACTCGTCAACCTGAATGTGAAGTATAACAATGATAAGAGCAGAGACTACACCAGACCGGAGCTTCCCGCTGGAGACGGGCAGCCCGCTATGGATCCGTCTGTGGCCGCTGCTTTGGGTAAAGACTCCAGCTCCCTGCTCGGTAAGATCCCAG GTGCCCTCAATCCGCTAACTGCCGCAGCCgcagctgcagctgcagctgGCAGAGTCGCTCTATCAGGTCATTCAGGGGCCACTGGGGTTCTGCTTGTCAGTAATCTAAATGAAGAG ATGGTTACGCCCCAAAGTCTGTTTACCCTCTTCG GGGTTTATGGGGACGTGCAGCGTGTGAAGATTCTCTTTAATAAGAAGGATAGTGCGTTGATTCAGATGGCCGATATGAACCAAGCACAGCTTG CAATGAGCCATTTAAATGGTCAAAAGATGTTTTCGAAGATTGTCCGCGTCGCAATGTCGAAGCACCAGACCGTTCAGTTACCCAGAGACGGTTTGGACGACCAAGGTCTTACCAAAGACTTCACAAACTCTCCCCTGCACCGTTTCAAAAAGCCCGGCTCCAAGAACTTCCAGAACATCTTTCCTCCTTCTGCCACGCTGCATCTGTCAAATATCCC GCAAGACATAACTGAAGAAGACCTCAAAGTCCTGTTCTCCAACTCCGGTGGCACTGTAAAAGCTTTCAAGTTTTTCCT AGATCACAAAATGGCTCTTATTCAGATGACCACAATTGAAGAAGCCATTCAATGCCTAATTGACCTCCACAATTACGACATGGGCAATAACCATCACCTAAAGGTCTCCTTCTCTAAATCAACCATCTAA
- the ptbp2a gene encoding polypyrimidine tract-binding protein 2 isoform X2, with product MDGIGDVTVGVKRGSDELLSGVVYNSPPSGLSSISDATSNGSDSKKQKVEDRVGNSSPSRVLHIRKLPSDVSEAEIISLGLPFGKVTNILTLKGKNQAFLELSTEEAAMTMVNYYSAVTPHVRNMPVYIQYSNHKELKTDNSNQSGGNPTSNSSDGGGSPSSPVLRIIVDNMFYPVTLDVLQQIFSKFGTVMKIITFTKNNQFQALLQFNDPASAQQAKVALDGQNIYNACCTLRIDYSKLVNLNVKYNNDKSRDYTRPELPAGDGQPAMDPSVAAALGKDSSSLLGALNPLTAAAAAAAAAGRVALSGHSGATGVLLVSNLNEEMVTPQSLFTLFGVYGDVQRVKILFNKKDSALIQMADMNQAQLAMSHLNGQKMFSKIVRVAMSKHQTVQLPRDGLDDQGLTKDFTNSPLHRFKKPGSKNFQNIFPPSATLHLSNIPQDITEEDLKVLFSNSGGTVKAFKFFLDHKMALIQMTTIEEAIQCLIDLHNYDMGNNHHLKVSFSKSTI from the exons ATGGACGG CATTGGCGATGTTACAGTTGGCGTAAAG AGAGGATCAGATGAACTGCTGTCCGGCGTCGTGTATAACAGCCCCCCTTCTGGGCTTAGCAGCATCAGTG ATGCAACGTCCAACGGCAGCGatagcaaaaaacaaaaagttgaaGACCGAGTAGGTAATTCTTCGCCGTCTCGCGTTCTCCACATCCGAAAGCTGCCCAGTGACGTCTCGGAAGCGGAGATCATCTCCCTCGGACTTCCTTTCGGAAAGGTCACCAACATCCTCACGCTAAAAGGCAAAAACCAG GCGTTTCTGGAGCTGAGCACAGAGGAAGCTGCCATGACAATGGTCAATTATTACTCCGCTGTCACGCCTCACGTCCGCAACATGCCTGTTTACATTCAGTACTCTAATCACAAGGAACTAAAGACCGACAATTCAAACCAG TCAGGTGGGAATCCCACGTCCAACTCGAGTGATGGTGGAGGTTCCCCCTCCAGTCCGGTGCTGAGGATAATCGTAGATAACATGTTTTACCCTGTCACACTGGATGTGCTTCAACAA atcttttCAAAGTTCGGCACCGTCATGAAAATCATCACGTTCACCAAGAACAATCAGTTTCAGGCCCTCTTGCAGTTCAACGATCCAGCCAGTGCGCAGCAAGCTAAAGTG gCTCTAGATGGTCAGAACATATACAACGCCTGCTGCACACTCCGCATAGACTACTCAAAACTCGTCAACCTGAATGTGAAGTATAACAATGATAAGAGCAGAGACTACACCAGACCGGAGCTTCCCGCTGGAGACGGGCAGCCCGCTATGGATCCGTCTGTGGCCGCTGCTTTGGGTAAAGACTCCAGCTCCCTGCTCG GTGCCCTCAATCCGCTAACTGCCGCAGCCgcagctgcagctgcagctgGCAGAGTCGCTCTATCAGGTCATTCAGGGGCCACTGGGGTTCTGCTTGTCAGTAATCTAAATGAAGAG ATGGTTACGCCCCAAAGTCTGTTTACCCTCTTCG GGGTTTATGGGGACGTGCAGCGTGTGAAGATTCTCTTTAATAAGAAGGATAGTGCGTTGATTCAGATGGCCGATATGAACCAAGCACAGCTTG CAATGAGCCATTTAAATGGTCAAAAGATGTTTTCGAAGATTGTCCGCGTCGCAATGTCGAAGCACCAGACCGTTCAGTTACCCAGAGACGGTTTGGACGACCAAGGTCTTACCAAAGACTTCACAAACTCTCCCCTGCACCGTTTCAAAAAGCCCGGCTCCAAGAACTTCCAGAACATCTTTCCTCCTTCTGCCACGCTGCATCTGTCAAATATCCC GCAAGACATAACTGAAGAAGACCTCAAAGTCCTGTTCTCCAACTCCGGTGGCACTGTAAAAGCTTTCAAGTTTTTCCT AGATCACAAAATGGCTCTTATTCAGATGACCACAATTGAAGAAGCCATTCAATGCCTAATTGACCTCCACAATTACGACATGGGCAATAACCATCACCTAAAGGTCTCCTTCTCTAAATCAACCATCTAA